The Acidobacteriaceae bacterium nucleotide sequence CATCGGCACCAGCCTTCGGATCACGTGCCGCGTACACGAGGCGCGCGATGCGTGCATGGGTCATCGCTCCGGCACACATCACGCAAGGCTCCAGCGTACAGACAAGCGTGCATCCGGTAAGCCGATAGTTCGCCAAATGCGCTGCAGCCGCGCGCATCGCGACAATCTCGGCATGGGCTGTTGGGTCATTCTGTCGAATGACCTGGTTGTTGCCGCGGCCGATAATCTCGCCTTCCGCCGAAAGCACGATGGCCCCGACAGGGACTTCGCCCGCTGCTTCAGCAGCGCGGGCGTCGTCCATAGCGAGGCGCATCAGAGATTCATCGTCGAGCATTTCATCCTGCAAAGGCATCGAGATGATTGTAGTTAGTTTGCCGGTGCAGGCGGAGGATTCGGGATCAGCCTGCCGTGGTGATACACCGCTGCGATGTGCTCCGTGTTGTGAATGTTCGCGAGCGGGTTCGCCGTGAGAACGATGAAGTCTGCGGAGTACTCCGGCTTCAACTCACCAACACGCAGCGTTGGATTGAGCTTGTGAATGAACTTGCCTGTGGTGCCAGTGCCCAGCGTAATCGCCTGCAGCGGCGTCAGGCCAGAGGCGACAAGATCCTGCAGTTCGCGATGCTCGCTGAAGCCGGGGATGCGGCCAGGAGTGGCACCCGAGTCGGTCCCCAAAGCGACAGGGATGCCCGCGTCATAGACGCGCTTGAGGTTCGCGCGCGCCATCGCCTCGTCCTTCTCATGCTGCGGCGTCAGAGGAGCAGCAAGCGTCTTGCTCGCATAGTCGGGCGCCTCCAGCGTGGCAAGAAGATCGGGGCCCGCAGCG carries:
- the tadA gene encoding tRNA adenosine(34) deaminase TadA, with amino-acid sequence MLDDESLMRLAMDDARAAEAAGEVPVGAIVLSAEGEIIGRGNNQVIRQNDPTAHAEIVAMRAAAAHLANYRLTGCTLVCTLEPCVMCAGAMTHARIARLVYAARDPKAGADGSVMQALNHGALNHRIEVTADVLAAECSRMLTTFFRSRRNSGKLA